The DNA window GGCGAACGCGTTCGGCGACATCTCCGGAATCACGTACACCTTCGGCATGGGCAGGCTCGCCCGCTGCGCCAACCGCTCGACCACGCGATGGAGCACGTGCTCGGGACCAACCTGCTGCGCGCGGTACATGCGCAGGACGATCTTGTCGGAGAATCAGTACGAGACGAAGTTCATGACGACCGCGATGACAAACGCCATCATCAGGCCGCCGGCGCCACCGAGCGTCTCACCGATGACCAGGAGGACACCGCTCAAGAGACCGAGGAGAAGCGCGGTTTTCAGACCGTTCGCCATGCCGTTATTGTCACACATTCCCCAGCCGGGTCAGAAGGCCGGCCAGGAGCGCCGCGCGGAAAGGCAGCGCGTCGATTACCACGTGCTCGTGCGGCGCGTGGGCGCCGTCGCCAACGGACCCCAGGCCGTCCAACGTGGGGACCCCGGCGGCCGCCGTGAAATTTCCGTCCGACCCGCCGCCGGTGCGCCCTTCCGAGAGGCTGTGCCCGAGCTCACTGGCCACGGCCCGGGCCATCTCGAACAGACGGACGCCGTCCGGCGTTCGTTCGAGCGGTGGATGCGTGAACCCGCCGGACACCGTCACCGTCGTCCCGGGCCGTCGGGCGCGGAGAGCCGTCATGGCCGCGCTCACCCGCTCGGCCTCCTGCGCGCCGAACGCCCTGGCATCCACGGTGGCTCGGGCCCCGGCCGGGACGACGTTGGCCCGGGTGCCGCCAACGGCGAGCGTCACCGTCAGTGACGTGCCGCGCTCGAGGTCCTGCAGCCGTTCGACACTCAGCATCTGTTCGGCCAGTTCGAGGAGCGCGTTCGCCCCCCTGGCCGGTTCGATTCCAGCGTGCGCGGCACGCCCGCGCACCTCGATCTCGAAGGCACCGCATCCGGCTCTCGACGTCTTCAGCGCGCCGCCCGGCAGCGCTGGTTCGAGCACGAGCACGGCCCGGCTGTTCCTCGCCTCGGCCTCGATCAACTGACGGGACGTGACGCTTCCGGTCTCCTCGTCGGTGGTGAGGAGCACACCAATGCGCGGCAGGGCACCACTCGCGGCCAGTGCCTCGACGGCCAGCATCGCCAGGCCAATTCCGCTCTTCATGTCGAAGACACCCGGCCCCCACAGCCGACCATCCGCCGCGCGCACCGGCATGCGGTCCAGTGTCCCAATCGGCCAGACCGTGTCGAAATGACCGAGCAGGAGCGTGCGTGGGCCGCTCGAACCGAAATCGGCCAGCACGTGATCGCCCGCCGCCGCCTCGGGGATGAGCGTCACGCGGCCACCAATGGCTCGGAGCCGCCGGGCCAGCTCAAGGCCACAGAGATCGACCGCCACCTTGTCCGTGCTCGGCGACTCCAGACGGGCGAGCGCTTCGATGGTCTCGAGCAGCCACCCGCGCTTCGATTCGCAAAACGCTGCGAGCTGTTTCATAATTGGCACATGAAGCGCCACCTCTCGGCTCTGGCTCTGGCTCTGGCCGTGCTCCTGGCAGGCCGCCTCGGGCTCGCCGCACAAGTCCGGCCGCCGGTCCCGCAGGCGTACCCACGGCCGCCTCAACAGCCGGCGACGCCTGCCCAGAAGCCGACAACGCCTGCTGAACCACT is part of the Vicinamibacterales bacterium genome and encodes:
- a CDS encoding M20 family metallopeptidase, which produces MKQLAAFCESKRGWLLETIEALARLESPSTDKVAVDLCGLELARRLRAIGGRVTLIPEAAAGDHVLADFGSSGPRTLLLGHFDTVWPIGTLDRMPVRAADGRLWGPGVFDMKSGIGLAMLAVEALAASGALPRIGVLLTTDEETGSVTSRQLIEAEARNSRAVLVLEPALPGGALKTSRAGCGAFEIEVRGRAAHAGIEPARGANALLELAEQMLSVERLQDLERGTSLTVTLAVGGTRANVVPAGARATVDARAFGAQEAERVSAAMTALRARRPGTTVTVSGGFTHPPLERTPDGVRLFEMARAVASELGHSLSEGRTGGGSDGNFTAAAGVPTLDGLGSVGDGAHAPHEHVVIDALPFRAALLAGLLTRLGNV